The Pukyongia salina genome segment GCTTCAGATTATCAGGGCTGGGATCTGGTACCCAATAAGGCTATCTACCACGTTGGTATTCCAACAATTTCAGGGACAGGTGCCGAAGTTTCAAGAACAACTGTGCTCACCGGTCCTGTTAAAAAACTGGGGATCAATAGCGATTACACGCCTTTCGACCAGGTTATTCTAGACCCGGATCTCACTATCGGGGTCCCAAGAAACCAGTGGTTCTATACAGGGATGGATTGTTTTATTCATTGTGTGGAATCTCTAAACGGTACCTTCCTCAATGCCTTCAGCCAGAGTTATGGCGAGAAAGCATACGATCTTTGCAAGGAGATCTTCGTGGATGGGAATTTGTCTTGCGAAGAGGCACGAGCTAAACTGATGATGGCTTCCTGGCATGGTGGTATGAGTATTGCATATTCGCAGGTAGGTGTGGCACACGCCATGAGTTACGGTCTTTCTTACGTATTAGGTACAAAACACGGCATTGGTAACTGTATCGTTTTTAATCACCTAGAGGAATTCTACCCAAAAGATGTGGCTCTATTTAAACAAATGGTAAAAGCGCATAATATCGATATACCTAAAGGCCTTTGTAAGGATCTTTCGGAAGAGGAAATGGATACCATGATCGATATTGCTTTGAGTCTTGTACCTTTGTGGGAGAACGCACTGGGAGATAATTGGGAATCCATAGCGACCCGGGAAAAATTAAGATCGCTTTACCTAAAAATGTAAAGCATCATCACAACTATTTGATACTTACCAAATTTATATTCCATAAGCTGTTAGGCTGGAAGATCGACGGTGAATTTAACAAGGATATTCCTAAATCTGTAGTCATCGTTGTCCCTCACACAAGCTGGCATGATTTCTATGTCGGGGTGTTTGCCCGAAGGATCCTGCGTACCAAAATTAACTTTGTGGCAAAAAAAGAACTATTCAAATGGCCGTTCGGCGCTTACTTTCGGTGGATGGGAGGAACACCCCTGGACAGGACGGGTGGACTCAATAAAGTAGATGCGATCGCTAAGATATTTTCAGAAAAAAAAGAATTCAGAATGGCCCTGGCACCTGAAGGAACACGGAAAAAAGTGGACCGTTGGAAAACAGGCTTCTACTATATTGCATTAAAGGCTAAGGTACCGATAATCCCTGTTGCCTTCGATTATAAGACAAAAACTGTAAAAGTGGGGGCTGCCTTTTATCCAACCGGCAATCTTGAGGAAGATCTAATAGTCTTACATAAATTTTATGATGGGGTAGTGGGAAAGATTCCCCAATATACTTAGGAGTAATTAGGCGTCTTCTCCGGAGGATGCTTCGTCCATCGTGTGGTACACATTCTGCACATCGTCATCCTCTTCAAGTTTCTCTAATAATTTTTCCACATCCGATGCCTGTTCGGCTGTGATCTTTTTGGTTACCTGCGGGATACGTTCGAAGCCTGAAGAAAGAATTTCAAGGGAACGTTCCTCGAGGTAGGTCTGTATAGCTCCAAAACTTTCGAATGGGGCATAAATAAGTACGCCGTCTTCATCTTCAAAGATCTCTTCAACACCAAAATCGATCAATTCCAATTCTAGTTCTTCCATGTCGATACCTTCTGCATTGATGCGGAAATTACATACGTGATCGAACATAAAAACCACAGATCCCGAGGTGCCAAGACTACCATCACATTTATTGAAATAGGAACGAACATTTGCCACGGTACGCGTATTATTGTCGGTTGCAGTTTCCACAAGTATTGCAATCCCGTGGGGAGCATAACCCTCGAAGATCACTTCTTTGTAGTCGCCCTGACTTTTATCGGAAGCCCTTTTAATGGCTCTTTCGATGTTGTCTTTGGGCATGTTAACCGATTTGGCATTCTGAATTACAGCTCGCAATCGAGAGTTGGCATCCGGGTCGGGACCACCCTCTTTTACCGCCATGACAATATCCTTACCAATACGGGTAAACGCTTTGGACATGGCAGACCAACGCTTCATCTTACGTGCTTTTCGAAATTCAAACGCTCTTCCCATTTATCTCTAATTTTTTATTTACTGCGCAAATTTATAAAATCTGTTAATCGTTCGGAATATGTTTAGCCAAAAACCTCTGGTAGGATTCGTTTAGGTTTCCTATCACGGTTTCACGTTTTTGATTCAGGCTTGCATTCGTTCTATTATAATCTTCCACTGCCTTGTTTATAAGAGGCACCTTTTCGTTATACGCGTCGATCTGTTCCTTGGTGCGTTTACGTTCGGGAGTAGATTCTAAGGATTTCCTTATGGCTTCGAAATCTGCATTGGCAACCAGGAAATCGGTAATAACAGGGATCTTGTTTTCAGATTCATCAATAAAGAACTCGAAAACTTTTGTAGTAGCGTCTACTAGCATTCTATCCTTCTTATATAAAGAAACAGTGTCCAGCTTCGCCAGGCCTTCACGGGAACTCTCCAGCAGTGCTGAAGCGCTTTGCTCGATCGCGCTTACATCTTCACGGCTAATCGCGTCGTATAGATATACCTCGTTCATATACACCTTGAAGAAAATTAGGTAAAGTTGATTGTAATGATCAAAAACTTCTCCGGAGATCTTCATTTTCTTACCCAGATCCGAATCGTTCTCAAGGATATCGATGTTATGCTTTCTCGCATAGGCGTAATAATGCATCTCGAATTCCTGTTGAGCCTCGGCCATTTTTTTATTAGCCAATTCCTGTGCAAGCATATAGGCTTCCATCGCATCGTACGATTGTTCTGCAACAGTTTTCATGTCGATGATCTTAGCGTAATCCTGCTGTAACAGGCTCTTGTTTAGATCGAGATTATGCAATACCTGCTTCTTGAATTCATCACCATCAAAGCCTTTCGCTTTTTCGATTTTTAGTATTGCTCGCTCAACAGATTTGATAAGCGAATTTCTCCTACCTGCAATGGTACGATCGTTCTTGCTGTGGGCGATGGCCTTTGTGTATTTCCAGGTGTTTTTCGTTATGATCTGCTGCTCATTTGAAACAAATTCAAGATAGTCTAAAGCAGATTTAAATTGTTGAGAGAATACGGTTTGTGTACTAAAGATTGCCAGAAACACCGCTAGTAATAATGCTCTACTCATATTATTTAATTTCATTGATATCGGAAATAATATTAAAGGCTTCCTCGATAAAGATGTCGTTGCCAATCTCAGCCATGGAAAAAGCGTTGATCTTTTTCTCATCGTCATTGTATTGAAGTAGCTCTTCTGTAGAAGCGGTATTCCTAACCGTTAAAACGCCCTTTCGATTCTCGAAATAAGAAATGAAATCCTTCCATAGTTCGTTATAGCCGTTAAGGTCGCCATACACATTCCGAAGGGTTAACGAATAGATGGTATCTTTTTTAATATAATTGTTTACAAGGGCCTTGTTAAGATCTTTGATCTTACGGAATCCTTCATCCAGGCTCATACGATATTCGCTCTTTTCTTTCAGAAAATTGATCGGGATCTTCCGTTTAGGTTTGTGAGGTACGGTTACAGCCACACTATCGTTAGAGAGAGCAAAATCTATATGCTTTTCACTAATGTCAAGTCCATCGTACATGCTGGGAAAGATAATATCCGGGATCACGCCTCGTGATTGATTGCTTTGTCCGGTGACTCGGTAGAACATATCTGTAGTGATCTTGCAATAACCTAATTCTTCCTTTTCCTCATCCAAAGGAAAGATAGCCTGCATACTCGATTTCCCGTAGCTTACGGCACCAACAATGATCGCCCTGTTATAATCCTGCATCAAACTCGCGAAGAATTCGGAGGCAGATGCACTGTATCCGTTGAGAATGATCACTATGGGTTTGTTAAAAACAGTACCGCGATTGGCATCTCTAACTGTGTAGGTTTCGCCATCCTTGTATTTCAAGATTGAAACGGGGCCGCGGTCGATAAACATTCCGCTAAGGTCTGAAGCTTCCTTCATACTACCCCCGCCATTAAAACGCAGATCGATGATCAATCCCTGAATATTCTCTTTCTTCAGTTTATATATCTCTTTGGCAACATCATTGGCAACTCCCAGACCATTAGGCGATTCGAAATCTGTATAAAAACTGGGAATACTAATATATCCCACAGGAAATTCCTTCTTTACCACATACCCGCGAATTAAGTTTTCCACGGCTTTATCTGCTTTTTTCGACAAATTTACCAACTTAATGGTGCCGTCCTTTTTCTTTATTCTGAAAGTTACCTTAGTATGATTATTGTCTGTAAGGAATGCTGTGATCTCCTCATTCGAAATACATGTGGTTTCAACAACACTCGTTCCCGAACGAAGTGACCGCACCACATCACCTTCTTCTATGGTGCCTTCAAAATACGCAGCGCCTCCAGGCGTTACATAGCTTACCACGATCTCGCCTTCCTCATTCTTATCGGTGTATAAACCAAAGGTCATCAAACTTGTAGATACCGAATTCTCGAACATGGTCTTATCGGTGTTGTTAAAAAAGGTGGTATTCGGATCCTGGTAATTTGTAAAGGCGTTCAGAAACGTCTCGGTGGTAAACCGTTCAATACTGCCTTCAGCATTCTCCATCTCGTCCAATTGACACAACATTTTTTCGAAAACCTTCGGCCTTATTTCGGTTTCGAGTATGTTAAAATTCTTCTCTAACCTTTCTATTAGACTATCTTCTTCGGTCATTTTAGATAATATCTCAAAACGCAATCTTTTGGACCAGTACTTTTTCATCGCGGCTGTATCGTCAAAATATCCGGATTCCTTCGTTCTATAGTACTTAAGGGTGTCTGTACCACTATAGTCCAGTTTTGTATTTCTATACGATTCCAATACCTGTTTGGTCTCGGCAATACGTTGCCTAAGTGTTTTTATATATTTCTGAATAAAATCACAGTTATTGTCTCTTAAGTAATCGTCTATTAGCAGGGAGTCCTTCTTAAATACCGCTATGTCGGCATCTGTAAAGAGGATTTTATCCTCATCAAGCCGTTTCACGAATAATTTATAAACCCCGCTACTTAGTGCATCATCAAAGGGCTTGGGTTTAAAATGTTGTGATTCTACAAGTGATTTAAGGGCAGCCATTTGCTCACAGAATGGTGGTTCAGATTGAGAATTAGCCGCCAGGCTGAATAAGAAAGAAGTAATGAGGCAAAGATTCCTGATCATAGCATTGGGTTGCAAGAAAAATACAAAAATTTAACTTACCAGATCATTAATAATTTTGGCCAGCGCTATGTCTTTTTCGGTAACCCCATCCTCGGTGTGAGTGTATAATGAAATGTGTAACTGGTTATACACATTGCTCCAATCGGGATGATGATCCAGCTTTTCTGCTTCAAACGCAATGCGGGTCATGATAGTGAAAGCCTCTTTAAAGTTTTCGAATTCGAAACCTGTATGAAGGGCATTATCTGCATATTCCCACCCGGGTAATGATTGTAATTCATCCTGGATTTCAGCTTCGGAAAGTTTTTTCATCTTTATTTTTTTAAGGTAATTATTTCGTCGTGTAAGGTACTACTTTCAATGACTTCGGCAACAGTTATTCTATAGGCTTCCGGCAACGAATTTTCCTTCGGAAGAATCGCCTGGTATTCATCCTCATTACTGCTAAAAACCTTCTTGAAAACTGGTAACTTGTCGCCTATTCGTACAGCGATCTCTCTGAAGATATCGTCGTGATGCACCACATCTGTACTGGCCAGGTGGAAGATATCAATTAAATCCTTGTTGATTATATAGTGAAGCTGTTGCGCGATCTTTTCGGCGGTGGTAACACTTATAATACGCTTGGGGTACACTTCGAATGCCGCGTTGTGCTTTATGGCCTGCCGTAGTTGCATGATGGACGGGGCATTGATACCAAGTATCTCCGGCAACCTGAAAATGGTTGTTTGCAATGGTAATTGTTCCAATAGCAATTTTTCCAGAGCAATGTTAGCTCGCCCCCAATTTGTTTCAGATAGCGGTTTATCGTATTCGTAAGACGGAAACTTCTTTCGGGCGTCGAATACTTCGGCAGACGAGGCAAACAATATCCGGCTCATGGGCAACAGCTCACAATATGAAATGAGTTCGGCATGCGATCTCATAGCTGCTTCCATTTCCGAAGAAAATGTAGAAATGATATATCGAGGCTTTATCTCATCCAGTAGTTTTAACAGACTATCTGTTTCTGCGTTGTATTTAAAAAAGACCTGATTGTCCAGATAAAGTCCGTCCTGGGTACAATAAGTCCCATATACATCGAAGTAGGAGTCCAACTCCCTGTATAAGGCATTGCCTACAAATCCGCTGGCACCAAGTATAAGTATTCTGTTGTGGATCACCCCTTGTAGAACGGTAATTTAACAACAGTGGCAGGTACTACATTCTTTCTTATTTGAATTCCGATGGAAGTACCTGGTTTACTTAGTTCGGTAGGGACATAGCCTAGTCCTATCCCTATATTGAGAGAAGGGGACATGGTACCACTGGTTACCTTACCAACCACTTGCTCACTATCATTTACTATTTCGTAGCCATGGCGGGGAATGCCACGTTCTTCCAGTTGAAAGCCAACTAGTTTACGCCGTACACCTTCTTCCTTTTGTTTGAGTAAGGCTTCGGAGTTGATAAAGTCTTTTGTGAACTTAGTGATCCAACCCAGTCCCGCTTCCAAAGGAGAAGTAGTGTCGTCTATATCGTTTCCATACAAGCAATAGCCCATCTCAAGGCGTAGCGTATCCCGTGCTGCAAGTCCCACAGGCTTGATCCCGTAGTCGGCTCCTGCTTCCAGTACTTTGTTCCATACCTGCTCAACTTCACTGTTCTTACAATAGATCTCGAATCCTCCGCTGCCGGTATAACCGGTTGCACTAATGATTACATGCTCGATCCCTGCAAAATCTGCTACTTTAAAGGTATAGAAACCAATTTCACTTAGATCTATGGAGGTAAGAGATTGCATGGCCTCAACGGCCTTCGGGCCCTGAATGGCCAATAAAGAAAAATCTTCAGAAATATCTCGCATTTCGGCATTCATACTGTTCTTGCTGGTAATCCACTTCCAATCCTTCTCGATATTAGATGCATTTACAACTAACAGCCATTTCTCTGCTTCCAGGCGATACACGATAAGGTCGTCCACAATACCTCCATCTTCGTTAGGAAAACAACTATACTGGGCCTGCCCATCAACCAATTTTGATGCGTCGTTACTACAAACCTTTTGAATTAGATCCAAGGCGTGGGGTCCGGTAATTAGGAATTCGCCCATGTGGGAGACATCAAAGACGCCTACGGCTTTGCGTACTGTTTCGTGTTCGGCATTAACTCCTTCGTAAGAAACCGGCATATTATAACCTGCAAATGGTACCATTTTAGCGCCCAGGGCTTCATGAATATGACTAAGAGCTGTATTTTTCATTGGTGAAATATAATTTTGTGGCAAATGTATTATAATCTGAAGAAGCTAACGAAGGAATTGCTTGATTGTTTTCAACAAGGATGGTAACTTGCATAAAACATTTTTCAACATGAAAGTTTTCTCCGCAGAACAGCTGCAACAAGCAGATAAGGTGACCACCGAAAAGCATAATATCAGTTCTTTAGACCTGATGGAACGGGCGGGAACTCAGATTTTCAATTGGTTACATCAACGGATGCAGGGAGCCCAGGTGCCTGTGCATATTTTCTGTGGAATTGGAAACAACGGCGGTGATGGCCTGGTGCTTGGAAGGCATCTTATAGAACACGGCTATGTTGTACATATCTACATCGCTAATTTCACCGACAAACGCTCTAAATGCTTTCTGATAAATTATGACCGGGTAAAAGAAATTACGAAGAAATGGCCCATATTGATGACTTCGGAAGCCGATTTCCCGGAAATTCATCCGGACGATGTGATTATCGATGCTATCTTCGGAATTGGCCTGAACAGGGCCCCGGAAGGTTGGGTAAAGAAGCTCATACAATATCTCAACGAGCAAAAAGCATTCAGACTATCAATAGATATTCCTAGCGGTCTGCATGCCAACAAACCGGTGGCCGATATGGAAGCAGTGATCATGGCAAATCACACGCTTACTTTCCAGGCGCCAAAATTAGCCTTCTTTCTGCCAGATTCGGGGGATTTCGCCCCATACTTTGAAATTATAGACATAGGCCTCGACCCCGAGTTTTTACACAATACAGTGCCTCTGGCGCATCTTATTTCAAAGCAGGAAGCCAGGCAATTCTATAAGCAACGTAAAAAATATTCGCATAAAGGAGATTATGGACACGTATTGGTTGTAGGAGGTAGCTATGGAAAGATGGGTGCCGCTGTCTTGTCTTCAAAAGCCGCCTACAGGGCAGGTGCCGGCCTGGTTACTTCCTTTATACCGAAATGCGGTTACGACATCATCCAGACGGCCTTGCCCGAGGTAATGGCTATTACCGATGCTTACGACCATTTGATCTCGGAAGTTGATGATATCCCGGAGGTGGAGGCCATAGCAGTAGGAATGGGCATTGGTACGAACGAACGTACCGTAAATGCTTTAAAAAAGCTTTTTTCAGAAACAAAGGCCTCCTATGTCATTGATGCCGACGCCATAAATTGTATCGCATTGGACAAGGATCTGAAAAAATTGATCCCGCCTCAATCTGTATTAACTCCACATCCCGGGGAATTAAAAAGATTAGTAGGTGATTGGAAAGACGATTACGATAAATTAGAAAAGGTAAAAGAATTTACAAGAAAGTATAAATGTATCCTCCTCATTAAAGGAGCGAATTCTATAACAGTACACGAAGATAAACTTTACATAAATACGTCGGGAAATCCCGGAATGGCCACAGGAGGTAGTGGAGATGTATTGTCCGGAATGATCGCGGCTCTGCTAGCCCAGGGATACGACCCTCTACTGGCAACGGTCTTTGCTACCTACCTTCACGGACTTGCCGGAAATATCGTGTCCCAATCCAACAGCTTTGAAGCTGTTATGGCGGG includes the following:
- a CDS encoding iron-containing alcohol dehydrogenase family protein encodes the protein MVPKVVFGEGSFDQLSSILAPQRKDKAPFIFLVDDVFVGDEKIVDRINLRFNDKMIFVSADEEPKTSQVDEIVKEIKSEFTYKPSGIIGIGGGTILDLAKAVAIMLTNKGSASDYQGWDLVPNKAIYHVGIPTISGTGAEVSRTTVLTGPVKKLGINSDYTPFDQVILDPDLTIGVPRNQWFYTGMDCFIHCVESLNGTFLNAFSQSYGEKAYDLCKEIFVDGNLSCEEARAKLMMASWHGGMSIAYSQVGVAHAMSYGLSYVLGTKHGIGNCIVFNHLEEFYPKDVALFKQMVKAHNIDIPKGLCKDLSEEEMDTMIDIALSLVPLWENALGDNWESIATREKLRSLYLKM
- a CDS encoding 1-acyl-sn-glycerol-3-phosphate acyltransferase, which produces MILTKFIFHKLLGWKIDGEFNKDIPKSVVIVVPHTSWHDFYVGVFARRILRTKINFVAKKELFKWPFGAYFRWMGGTPLDRTGGLNKVDAIAKIFSEKKEFRMALAPEGTRKKVDRWKTGFYYIALKAKVPIIPVAFDYKTKTVKVGAAFYPTGNLEEDLIVLHKFYDGVVGKIPQYT
- a CDS encoding YebC/PmpR family DNA-binding transcriptional regulator; this translates as MGRAFEFRKARKMKRWSAMSKAFTRIGKDIVMAVKEGGPDPDANSRLRAVIQNAKSVNMPKDNIERAIKRASDKSQGDYKEVIFEGYAPHGIAILVETATDNNTRTVANVRSYFNKCDGSLGTSGSVVFMFDHVCNFRINAEGIDMEELELELIDFGVEEIFEDEDGVLIYAPFESFGAIQTYLEERSLEILSSGFERIPQVTKKITAEQASDVEKLLEKLEEDDDVQNVYHTMDEASSGEDA
- a CDS encoding LIC11966 family surface protein encodes the protein MSRALLLAVFLAIFSTQTVFSQQFKSALDYLEFVSNEQQIITKNTWKYTKAIAHSKNDRTIAGRRNSLIKSVERAILKIEKAKGFDGDEFKKQVLHNLDLNKSLLQQDYAKIIDMKTVAEQSYDAMEAYMLAQELANKKMAEAQQEFEMHYYAYARKHNIDILENDSDLGKKMKISGEVFDHYNQLYLIFFKVYMNEVYLYDAISREDVSAIEQSASALLESSREGLAKLDTVSLYKKDRMLVDATTKVFEFFIDESENKIPVITDFLVANADFEAIRKSLESTPERKRTKEQIDAYNEKVPLINKAVEDYNRTNASLNQKRETVIGNLNESYQRFLAKHIPND
- a CDS encoding carboxy terminal-processing peptidase; the protein is MIRNLCLITSFLFSLAANSQSEPPFCEQMAALKSLVESQHFKPKPFDDALSSGVYKLFVKRLDEDKILFTDADIAVFKKDSLLIDDYLRDNNCDFIQKYIKTLRQRIAETKQVLESYRNTKLDYSGTDTLKYYRTKESGYFDDTAAMKKYWSKRLRFEILSKMTEEDSLIERLEKNFNILETEIRPKVFEKMLCQLDEMENAEGSIERFTTETFLNAFTNYQDPNTTFFNNTDKTMFENSVSTSLMTFGLYTDKNEEGEIVVSYVTPGGAAYFEGTIEEGDVVRSLRSGTSVVETTCISNEEITAFLTDNNHTKVTFRIKKKDGTIKLVNLSKKADKAVENLIRGYVVKKEFPVGYISIPSFYTDFESPNGLGVANDVAKEIYKLKKENIQGLIIDLRFNGGGSMKEASDLSGMFIDRGPVSILKYKDGETYTVRDANRGTVFNKPIVIILNGYSASASEFFASLMQDYNRAIIVGAVSYGKSSMQAIFPLDEEKEELGYCKITTDMFYRVTGQSNQSRGVIPDIIFPSMYDGLDISEKHIDFALSNDSVAVTVPHKPKRKIPINFLKEKSEYRMSLDEGFRKIKDLNKALVNNYIKKDTIYSLTLRNVYGDLNGYNELWKDFISYFENRKGVLTVRNTASTEELLQYNDDEKKINAFSMAEIGNDIFIEEAFNIISDINEIK
- a CDS encoding 4a-hydroxytetrahydrobiopterin dehydratase, which codes for MKKLSEAEIQDELQSLPGWEYADNALHTGFEFENFKEAFTIMTRIAFEAEKLDHHPDWSNVYNQLHISLYTHTEDGVTEKDIALAKIINDLVS
- a CDS encoding sugar nucleotide-binding protein, which gives rise to MIHNRILILGASGFVGNALYRELDSYFDVYGTYCTQDGLYLDNQVFFKYNAETDSLLKLLDEIKPRYIISTFSSEMEAAMRSHAELISYCELLPMSRILFASSAEVFDARKKFPSYEYDKPLSETNWGRANIALEKLLLEQLPLQTTIFRLPEILGINAPSIMQLRQAIKHNAAFEVYPKRIISVTTAEKIAQQLHYIINKDLIDIFHLASTDVVHHDDIFREIAVRIGDKLPVFKKVFSSNEDEYQAILPKENSLPEAYRITVAEVIESSTLHDEIITLKK
- the gcvT gene encoding glycine cleavage system aminomethyltransferase GcvT, which translates into the protein MKNTALSHIHEALGAKMVPFAGYNMPVSYEGVNAEHETVRKAVGVFDVSHMGEFLITGPHALDLIQKVCSNDASKLVDGQAQYSCFPNEDGGIVDDLIVYRLEAEKWLLVVNASNIEKDWKWITSKNSMNAEMRDISEDFSLLAIQGPKAVEAMQSLTSIDLSEIGFYTFKVADFAGIEHVIISATGYTGSGGFEIYCKNSEVEQVWNKVLEAGADYGIKPVGLAARDTLRLEMGYCLYGNDIDDTTSPLEAGLGWITKFTKDFINSEALLKQKEEGVRRKLVGFQLEERGIPRHGYEIVNDSEQVVGKVTSGTMSPSLNIGIGLGYVPTELSKPGTSIGIQIRKNVVPATVVKLPFYKG
- a CDS encoding NAD(P)H-hydrate dehydratase, coding for MKVFSAEQLQQADKVTTEKHNISSLDLMERAGTQIFNWLHQRMQGAQVPVHIFCGIGNNGGDGLVLGRHLIEHGYVVHIYIANFTDKRSKCFLINYDRVKEITKKWPILMTSEADFPEIHPDDVIIDAIFGIGLNRAPEGWVKKLIQYLNEQKAFRLSIDIPSGLHANKPVADMEAVIMANHTLTFQAPKLAFFLPDSGDFAPYFEIIDIGLDPEFLHNTVPLAHLISKQEARQFYKQRKKYSHKGDYGHVLVVGGSYGKMGAAVLSSKAAYRAGAGLVTSFIPKCGYDIIQTALPEVMAITDAYDHLISEVDDIPEVEAIAVGMGIGTNERTVNALKKLFSETKASYVIDADAINCIALDKDLKKLIPPQSVLTPHPGELKRLVGDWKDDYDKLEKVKEFTRKYKCILLIKGANSITVHEDKLYINTSGNPGMATGGSGDVLSGMIAALLAQGYDPLLATVFATYLHGLAGNIVSQSNSFEAVMAGDVADHIGKAYLSLLEPDQPVQQDENDQK